Below is a window of Paenibacillus bovis DNA.
AGACGCGCACGGTTCAGGTCCGTGTGGGCTTACCCCCGTGGAGGTTCGAGTCCTCTCGGCCGCATTCCTATTTTTCAAAACGCACAACGTGAATATACATAATTACCAATTACGTCCTTCAGTTATTTTAACCTGAAGGGCGTTTTTATTATGAGTTCCACTGGAATCCTGTAGAGATTCCGGTATAATGTGGAGAATGTCAACCGTCGGAGAGGCCATGAATCCAGTTATAAAGAAGGTAATCACATGGGAGACCCCAGCATAAGATGGAGTAGAGCTCATAATCTGCTGGAAAAGTATTTTTCCGGAGCAACAATGAATTACCGCCAGATGATCTCGCTATTTATTCCGATCCTGATCGATCAGGCGTTTGTCATGGGACTGAATCTGATCAATACCGCCATGATCAGCTCGGCAGGTGTGGCCGCGGTCAGTGCGGTCAATATGGTGGATTCGCTGAATATTTTCCTGTTAAGTGTATTTATTGCTGTCGCTACAGGGGGAACCGTCGTGGTCGCCCAGTACAAGGGCAATGGCAATGAGCTGAAAGTATCACAGGCGAGTGCAGGAGCAGTAACATCCGTGTCTGCGCTGGCGCTGGCTGTAGCACTGATCGGAATTATTTTTCACGGGCCGCTGCTCAGTTTGCTGTTTGGCTCGGCCGAAGCGGAAGTTATGGACCATGCGCGTACATACCTGATCGGGAGCTGTATTTCTTTTGTCGGGATAGCGATTGTGGAAGCGGTCTGCGGCGCGCTACGCGGAGTCGGCAGTACGAGGGCTTCACTGGTGCTATCGCTGATTATGAACTTGCTGTATGTACTGCTGAATTTTGTCTTTATCAATGGACTGGATATGGGTGTACTCGGCATGACCTTGTCGGTCAACATTGCCCGGTATGGCGGCGCGGCGTGTGCGCTGTACTATTTGTTCAAAATGGACGTCAATCTGAAAGTGCGTGTGCGCGAGCTGTTCGAGGTCAAATGGGAGATGTTCAAAAAGATCCTGTTTATCGGCTTTCCGTTTGCGACGGAGCAGATGTTTTTTAACGGGGGGAAAATACTGACCCAGATCTTCATTGTCGGCATGGGAACATATGCGATTGCGGTCAATGCGATCTGTTCCGCACTGGCAGGCGCCATGCAGATTCCGGCCAATGCACTGTCGCTGACCATTATTACGGTAGTTGGTATGTGTATCGGCAGCGGGCATATTGACGAAGCTCGCAAGTTCACCAAGTCATTCCTGGTGCTGGCGTCGCTGTCGTTTGTATTAATGGGGCTGATTATTCTGCCACTATTCTATCCGCTGATCTCGCTGTTCGATCCGCCGGCAGAGATTGTGGATGAGATTTTCTGGGTGCTGCTGATTAATACAATCGCACAGATTCCGCTGTGGGCGATCGGGTTTATTACACCGTCTGCGCTGCGGGCGGCCGGGGATGCCAAGTTTACTTCGATGGTATCCATGCTGTCGATGTGGCTGTTCCGGGTGGTGCTCGGGTATGTACTGGGCGTTGTGCTCGGTTGGGGCGTACTCGGGGTATGGCTGGCGATGGACTGCGAATGGGCAGTACGCGGGATTATTTTCATGAAACGGTTTTATGGGAACAGGTGGCTGCAGCATCGGATTATCTAGCGGGTGCTGTGGGACGTATATAGCGGTATGGAGCATGATACAATGAAGAATGAGCATGCGTTGTGTCTTTCGCATTGTACATCATGCACTCCAGAAAAGAATAAGAGCACGTCCTCCGGTTAAGCCTGGAGATCCCTGAAGTGGTATAGGTAATGGGGATCTCCAGGCTTAAATGTCGTCCTTTGCTCTTATTTCTTTTCTTCCGTTACGCATGGTTGCATCATTCTTACATTCCACATATTGTAAATCGCAATGTTATACTGGAGATATCTCAACAAGAAGGAGGTACTGTGTATGGGCATCATTTATCTCATAGGCGTAATCCTGATTCTGGCTCTGCTCGCAGCAGTATTAGGGCATGTCATGTACCGCTGGTCCAACAGGCATCTAACCGGTATTCTCACTACAATCATCTCTATAGTAGGGGTAATGATTATTCTGGCTACTCCCATATTGTTGTGGGTGATTCTTCCGGCGCTTGCTTTTTACGGTTTACTCGCTCGCTATCCATATGCACTCAAAGCCAAATAATACAGTATCACTATTCATTCTATGCTTGGAGCTGGCGGTGCTTACCCCATATGCCAACCGCAGACAGCAGCACCAAAGAAAGCAAACCAATCAGTGGCATATTGCCAAGTGGATGGTGCACGGCTAATGGCAGTACGATAAATAGTAGAAACACTGCCAGCAGATTCCACCATAGCTCTCTGCGAGCGAATTGTATAATAGCTTGTTTCATTAAGATACCTCCGGAGTGCAGATTTGGATGATCCTCTTGCTTATACGTCAGGTATTATTATATTATCCGAGACTACTAGACTGTACGGTCTGTCTTTTTATTGTACATGGGAAATAATTGGAAAGTAAATATGAGCTACAGCAGAGGAGGACGTTCATTGAACCATTACGCCAGAAAAGCAGCACGTCTGTGTGCAGTGCTCTTACTGGGCATCGGCGTTGCAGCCTGCTCCACACAGGGAGAATCGGTGGAAGCAGAAGCGACAGCAGCGCCTGCAAAAGACAGCACAGGACCCGTCTATTATGTCGCTCCCGAAGGCAAAGACACCCAACCGGGCAGCCAGAGTGCGCCGTGGCAAACGATACAGCATGCTGCCGACCAAGCGGCTCCGGGCAGTATGATCTATATTCGCGGCGGCGTGTACCATGAGAGGGTGGACATTCGCCGCTCCGGCTCGGCTGCAGCAGGTTATATTACATATGCCAGTTATCCGGGGGAGCAGGCCGTACTGGATGGCAAGGGGGTAAAAGTGGGCGGTCTGCAGGGACTTATCGACATTGCTGACGCCAGTTATATTCGTATCCAGGGACTGGAAGTGCGCAATTACAAAACGAATTCCCGCAATGCCGTGCCGGTCGGTATCTATGTGCATGGTAGCGGACAGAAGATCCAGTTGACGGGCAATCATGTGCATCATATCGCCAATACAGCGACTCCCATTGGTCCGGATCTTACAGGTCGGGATGCGCACGGTATAGCGGTGTACGGCGACCAGGCACCGGCTGCGCTCAAGCAGGTAACTATCGACCATAACGAGCTGCATGATCTGGTACTGGGCAGCAGCGAATCACTGGTCGTGAATGGTAATGTAGACGGATTCGCAGTAACGAATAACCGGATTTATAACAGCGATAATATTGGCATCGACCTGATCGGATTCGAAGGCATAGCGCCGGACATAAAATACGACCAGACCCGTAACGGTATAGTCCGCAGTAACCGTATTTATAATGTCTCCTCTAACCAGAACCCTTCGTATGGCCAAAAGCTGCCGAATCACAGCAACTCGGCAGGAGGCATCTATGTGGATGGAGGCAGGGACAGCATCATCGAACAGAACTATTCATACAATAATGATATCGGTATCGAGATCGCTTCCGAGCATGCGGGCAGGAGTACCAGCCGTATTAATGTGCGCAGCAATGTCATTTACCATAACCGTCAGACCGGAATTGCTATGGGCGGTTATGATGAAGAACGCGGCTCCACAACGGATTCACAGATTGTGAATAATACGCTTTACCATAATGATACCCTGGGAGCTGGCAATGGACAGCTGCTGATCCAGTATGATACCCGGCGTAATGTGATCCGCAATAATATGATGGTCGCCGGAGATTCGGGTGTGCTCATTTATAACGAATACACTCGTAATTCGGGCAATAAGGTCGATTATAATTTGTATTTCGCCGAGGATGGCATTACCCGCTCCAGTTGGATCTGGAAAGGCGAGGCATACAGCGGTCTGCAGGCGTATCGCAAAGGCAGCGGCAACGATCTCCATTCTCTTTTCGCTGATCCGCAATTTGTCGATGCCCAAAATGATGATTACCATCTGCAATCTTCCTCCCCGGCAGTAGACAGTGGATATGTTGATCCCGGAATGCGGAACAGCAAGGATATGGATGGACAGCCCCGAATCTCCGGTTCGGCCATAAATATCGGAGCCGATGAATAAACGAAATGTAACTGAAAAAGCCTGCTGTCTGTTCCGTGTGCTGAATCTTCTGGCACATGGAGCAGTCGGCAGGCTTTTTGGTGTTTACAAATCTAATTATTAATAACCCAGCCAAACTAGCAGCAGGGCAATCAGCGCAGGCAGACCCTGCATGAGCCAGATTGACTTTTTGACACTCCAGCCACCGTACAGGGCAGCGACCAGGACGCAGCCGAGGAAAAAGAAAGCAATCTGCCTGCTTACGTGATCGTCCGGATGCAGTAGCGACCAGATCAGACCTGCAGCCAGAAAGCCGTTATACAATCCCTGATTCGCCGCCATCGGACGGGTTATTTGTGCCTGCTCGGATGTTGTGCCGAACGTCTTCATCACACGGGGGGTTGTCCAGAGGAACATTTCCATAATCAGAATATACAGATGTTCCAGCGCGACGAGCGCGATCATAATACTGCCAAGCATCGATATTCACTCCTTTTCCAATAAAATTATTCATAGAGGAATGGATCAAGGTAAAATTTCAGTATGGATAAGCAAAAATAGCCATCCTCAGCTAAAAATTGTTGCAAGTTGTTTTAGGTTCTCTTATTCATATTGCATGTTCTCTGTTAGCTGAATTACATCTATCAGTGTAGCATACAGACAGCAGCAGACGAATAGCGAAATTGGATTTTCTCCTTTGACAGCAGGCCTGCCAGTTATTTTGAATACATCATATTATGTAAAAAAATACCTTTGGAGTTCATTAAAATGGTCCAAAGTAGTGTAATAAATAGAGAAGTCAAATACAAACATAAGTTGGAAGGTGTTGTTTTGAAATCGATTGAGGATGGAGTAAGCGTCGCAGAAAGCTGGTTGGACCTCCATGAAGAACTGTTTAACTTTCCTCCTCATCCTGAACATGGCCGCTTTCATTCTCCATATGCCTACCGGGGAATGGATAGCGCTTCTTTTGATCTGAGTACCAGTCTGATGAGGATTGAAAATACAGGTATGGAGTCTCACCTTTTACGCAATTTTAAAAAATTCGCCCGTGCGTCACTCAAAGACGAACGCAATGACTGGGAGCTGCTGGCAGTCGCCCAGCACCATGGACTGCCTACGCGCATGCTGGACTGGTCGTTCTCGCCTTATGTGGCGCTGCATTTTGCCACATCGGATCTGACCCGTTACCATGAGGACGGGGCTGTCTGGTGCCTGGATACCGATCAGGTACATGCTCATCTGCCGTCGGCATTGCGGCATCGACTGGCTGACGATGACCTGCTCGTATTTACGGTCGAACTGCTGGATGAACTGTTCCAGGATATGAGTGATTTTGAACAGTTAAAAGGCGATGATGACTTTGTCATCTGCCTGGACCCACCATCGATTGATGAGCGGATTGTGAACCAGTACGCTATGTTCACGATTATGAGCAACCGGGATCGCGGGCTGGATGACTGGCTCAAGCAGTACCCGGGACTGTACAAAAAGATTATTATCCCGGCTGAATTGAAGTTGGAAGTAAGAGACAAGCTGGATCAGGCCAATGTAAATGAACGGATCATCTATCCGGGTCTGCAGGGAATTAGTGCCTGGCTGAAGCGGCACTGTACCAATACACGTCTGATGCGGTAGGGCGTAGATCGATCACTTTTTCGCCTGAAGATGAGGGGGAGTATCACTCATATCGCTATTGTCTTTATGTATCTCATCGATAGTCACATGTATGAATAGACACAAGACATACACACCCTATAGCATCTATATACCAAATAAAGCCGGATCACTGCTGCCTGTTCGTTGAACAGATCACAATGATCCGGCTTTTAGTTGACCTATAAAAAGACCTCTGACTATGAGGTTAACCAAGTATCTAAAAAGAGATACTCATAGCATAAATGCCTTCTCACGATGCGAGAGCCGTTAGGGTTGAGCACAATGACCAATAATCCTGAGCAGCCGGCGAAGCGATAAAACCGATTTTGCTGCGAATTTATCTCTGCGGCTGTTCCGCCAATACCTTGTTCACCAGATCACTCATGCCTTCCCATGAATCCTTCATCAGAAAGTCCTGCTGCAGCGGCAGATTCCATGGACGCGGAATACCGATCGTACGCTTGCCGGCTTCACGGGCTGCCAGCAGATTATGCGGTCCATCGTCGATCAGCACATCGAATTCCAGCAGATATTTACGCTTGGCGACAAAGAAATTCTCATACGGAATAAAAGGCAGATGCTGCTGCAGCCATCTCCATTTCTCCGGCACCGACGAAGGGCGGGCAGCGGTAACGACGATCAGATCATGCTGCTCATGAATCCGGCGCATTTCTTCCACCGTATGTTCGTCGAAAATCTCCAACTCTTCATACAGCCCTGGTCTGCCGAAAAAGACTTCCTCCGAGCATTCATGATGCCAGATCCGGCTCAGATCAAAGTTGATAATCTGCTCCATCGTCAGCGGCAGATCTGGGTAGAGCGCATTGTGATAATGAATGGCTTTGGGAAGAAGATGACAGATCGTATCATCCATATCGACAGCTACAATTTTGCGGTTCATCGGGTATCGTTCTCTCCTTATGCAAAAAGCTGCCGGGCCTTTGCCCGGACAGCTTTTATACGATATGCAATCAATTGGTAATTACAGCGTGCCCCATTTGCGGTCGCCGTTCAGGTATTTCTCGGTCAGAATCGACAGCAGTTGAATACCTACTTCGTTATGTCCGCCCTCCGGAATGATCAGATCGGCGTATTTTTTGGAAGGTTCAATAAAGGCTTCGTGCATCGGTTTGACTGTCGTCATGTACTGCTGGTGAATCGATTGAATACTGCGTCCGCGTTCTTCGATATCGCGCAGCACACGGCGCAAAATACGCACATCCGGATCGGTATCCACGAATACCTTGATATCCAATTGTTCGCGCAGCTTCTCGTCAGACAGTACGTGAAGTCCTTCGATAATAACAATATTGTTGGGCTGAAGTTCCAGCGTCTGGTCGGTAAAACGGGCATGCATCGTAAAATTATAGACTGGTGCATGAGCGACTTTGCCTTGCTTGAGTTCTTCCAGGTGCTGAATCAGCAGTTCGTTATCAAAAGCGAAAGGATGATCGTAGTTGATCAGGGCCCGTTCTTCCAGATT
It encodes the following:
- a CDS encoding MATE family efflux transporter, whose protein sequence is MGDPSIRWSRAHNLLEKYFSGATMNYRQMISLFIPILIDQAFVMGLNLINTAMISSAGVAAVSAVNMVDSLNIFLLSVFIAVATGGTVVVAQYKGNGNELKVSQASAGAVTSVSALALAVALIGIIFHGPLLSLLFGSAEAEVMDHARTYLIGSCISFVGIAIVEAVCGALRGVGSTRASLVLSLIMNLLYVLLNFVFINGLDMGVLGMTLSVNIARYGGAACALYYLFKMDVNLKVRVRELFEVKWEMFKKILFIGFPFATEQMFFNGGKILTQIFIVGMGTYAIAVNAICSALAGAMQIPANALSLTIITVVGMCIGSGHIDEARKFTKSFLVLASLSFVLMGLIILPLFYPLISLFDPPAEIVDEIFWVLLINTIAQIPLWAIGFITPSALRAAGDAKFTSMVSMLSMWLFRVVLGYVLGVVLGWGVLGVWLAMDCEWAVRGIIFMKRFYGNRWLQHRII
- a CDS encoding right-handed parallel beta-helix repeat-containing protein translates to MNHYARKAARLCAVLLLGIGVAACSTQGESVEAEATAAPAKDSTGPVYYVAPEGKDTQPGSQSAPWQTIQHAADQAAPGSMIYIRGGVYHERVDIRRSGSAAAGYITYASYPGEQAVLDGKGVKVGGLQGLIDIADASYIRIQGLEVRNYKTNSRNAVPVGIYVHGSGQKIQLTGNHVHHIANTATPIGPDLTGRDAHGIAVYGDQAPAALKQVTIDHNELHDLVLGSSESLVVNGNVDGFAVTNNRIYNSDNIGIDLIGFEGIAPDIKYDQTRNGIVRSNRIYNVSSNQNPSYGQKLPNHSNSAGGIYVDGGRDSIIEQNYSYNNDIGIEIASEHAGRSTSRINVRSNVIYHNRQTGIAMGGYDEERGSTTDSQIVNNTLYHNDTLGAGNGQLLIQYDTRRNVIRNNMMVAGDSGVLIYNEYTRNSGNKVDYNLYFAEDGITRSSWIWKGEAYSGLQAYRKGSGNDLHSLFADPQFVDAQNDDYHLQSSSPAVDSGYVDPGMRNSKDMDGQPRISGSAINIGADE
- a CDS encoding DUF1304 domain-containing protein, with product MLGSIMIALVALEHLYILIMEMFLWTTPRVMKTFGTTSEQAQITRPMAANQGLYNGFLAAGLIWSLLHPDDHVSRQIAFFFLGCVLVAALYGGWSVKKSIWLMQGLPALIALLLVWLGY
- a CDS encoding FRG domain-containing protein produces the protein MKSIEDGVSVAESWLDLHEELFNFPPHPEHGRFHSPYAYRGMDSASFDLSTSLMRIENTGMESHLLRNFKKFARASLKDERNDWELLAVAQHHGLPTRMLDWSFSPYVALHFATSDLTRYHEDGAVWCLDTDQVHAHLPSALRHRLADDDLLVFTVELLDELFQDMSDFEQLKGDDDFVICLDPPSIDERIVNQYAMFTIMSNRDRGLDDWLKQYPGLYKKIIIPAELKLEVRDKLDQANVNERIIYPGLQGISAWLKRHCTNTRLMR
- a CDS encoding 5' nucleotidase, NT5C type, translating into MNRKIVAVDMDDTICHLLPKAIHYHNALYPDLPLTMEQIINFDLSRIWHHECSEEVFFGRPGLYEELEIFDEHTVEEMRRIHEQHDLIVVTAARPSSVPEKWRWLQQHLPFIPYENFFVAKRKYLLEFDVLIDDGPHNLLAAREAGKRTIGIPRPWNLPLQQDFLMKDSWEGMSDLVNKVLAEQPQR
- the udk gene encoding uridine kinase, whose protein sequence is MLIIGIAGGTGSGKTTVARSVIERMGTRKAVTFISQDNYYKDHTHLNLEERALINYDHPFAFDNELLIQHLEELKQGKVAHAPVYNFTMHARFTDQTLELQPNNIVIIEGLHVLSDEKLREQLDIKVFVDTDPDVRILRRVLRDIEERGRSIQSIHQQYMTTVKPMHEAFIEPSKKYADLIIPEGGHNEVGIQLLSILTEKYLNGDRKWGTL